Proteins from one Microtus pennsylvanicus isolate mMicPen1 chromosome 7, mMicPen1.hap1, whole genome shotgun sequence genomic window:
- the Rnf5 gene encoding E3 ubiquitin-protein ligase RNF5, with amino-acid sequence MAAAEEEDGGPEGPNRERGGAGATFECNICLETAREAVVSVCGHLYCWPCLHQWLETRPDRQECPVCKAGISRENVVPLYGRGSQKPQDPRLKTPPRPQGQRPAPETRGGFQPFGDTGGFHFSFGVGAFPFGFFTTVFNAHEPFRRGAGVDLGQGHPASSWQDSLFLFLAIFFFFWLLSI; translated from the exons ATGGCAGCAGCGGAGGAAGAGGACGGGGGCCCCGAAGGGCCAAACCGCGAGCGGGGCGGGGCGGGCGCGACCTTCGAATGTAATATATGTCTGGAGACCGCTCGCGAAGCTGTGGTCAGCGTGTGCGGCCACCTGTATTG TTGGCCCTGTCTTCATCAG TGGCTGGAGACACGGCCCGACAGGCAAGAGTGCCCCGTGTGTAAGGCTGGCATCAGCAGGGAGAACGTTGTCCCTCTCTATGGGCGAGGGAGCCAGAAGCCCCAGGACCCCAGATTGAAAACTCCACCCCGCCCCCAGGGCCAGCGACCAGCTCCAGAGACCAGAGGG GGCTTCCAGCCGTTTGGTGACACCGGGGGCTTTCACTTCTCATTTGGTGTTGGTGCTTTTCCCTTTGGCTTTTTCACCACCGTGTTCAATGCCCACGAGCCTTTCCGAAGGGGTGCAG GTGTGGATCTGGGACAGGGTCACCCGGCCTCCAGCTGGCAAGATTCCCTCTTCTTGTTCCTTGccatcttcttctttttctggCTGCTCAGTATTTGA
- the Ager gene encoding advanced glycosylation end product-specific receptor isoform X3, translating into MGEGRGYKLHLGQWPQQGKGQTAPGAWEGSMMPAGTAAGACVLVLALWGAVVAGQNITARIGEPLVLSCKGAPKKPPQQLEWKLNTGRTEAWKVLSPQGGPWDSVARILPNGSLLLPAIGIVDEGIFRCRALNRHGKEVKSNYRVRVYQIPGKPEIVDPASELTAGVPNKVGTCVSEGSYPAGTLSWHLDGKLLIPDGKGTIVKEETTRHPETGLFMLQSELTVTPAPGGTAHPTFSCSFSLGLPRRRPLNATPIKTHVRELVPPEGIQLLVEPEGGTVAPGGTVTLTCVSSAQPPPQIHWKKDGTPLPLSPGPGDPGRPGNGHPARWGHPVAKTATQRGEEGPRKRGGRGGTHRAESVRGRRNSRERGRGTLGESRQTLSTSSFAALVLPLPRTSPIPPHTLSSTTRAHLTHAE; encoded by the exons atgggggagggtagAGGGTACAAGCTCCACCTAGGGCAGTGGCCACAGCAGGGAAAGGGGCAGACAGCACCAGGAGCCTGGGAAGGAAGCATGATGCCAGCAGGGACAGCAGCTGGAGCCTGCGTGCTGGTCCTTGCTCTGTGGG GAGCCGTAGTTGCTGGTCAGAACATCACAGCCCGGATTGGAGAGCCACTTGTCCTGAGCTGTAAGGGGGCCCCTAAGAAACCGCCCCAGCAGCTAGAATGGAAACTG AACACAGGCCGGACCGAAGCTTGGAAGGTCCTGTCTCCCCAGGGAGGACCCTGGGACAGCGTGGCTCGAATCCTCCCCAACGGTTCCCTCCTTCTTCCAGCTATTGGAATCGTGGATGAGGGGATTTTCCGGTGCCGGGCATTAAACAGGCACGGAAAGGAGGTCAAGTCCAACTACCGTGTCCGAGTCTACC AGATTCCTGGGAAGCCAGAAATTGTGGATCCTGCCTCTGAACTCACAGCTGGTGTCCCTAATAAg GTAGGGACCTGTGTGTCAGAGGGAAGCTACCCTGCAGGGACCCTTAGCTGGCACTTGGATGGGAAACTCCTGATTCCTGATGGCAAAG GAACAATCGTGAAGGAAGAGACCACGAGACACCCTGAGACAGGGCTCTTCATGCTGCAGTCAGAGCTGACAGTGACCCCAGCCCCAGGAGGAACCGCCCATCCTACCTTCTCTTGCAGCTTCAGCCTGGGCCTTCCCCGACGCAGGCCCTTGAACGCAACCCCCATCAAGACCCATGTCAGGG AGCTTGTGCCTCCAGAGGGGATCCAGCTGTTGGTTGAACCAGAAGGTGGAACAGTCGCTCCCGGTGGAACTGTGACCCTGACTTGTGTCAGCTCAGCTCAGCCCCCTCCTCAGATCCACTGGAAAAAGGAT gGTACACCCCTGCCCCT TAGCCCTGGCCCTGGGGATCCTGGGAGGCCTGGGAATGGCCACCCTGCTCGTTGGGGTCATCCTGTGGCGAAAACGGcaacccagagaggagag GAAGGCCCCAGAAaacgaggaggacgaggaggaacGCACAGAGCTGAATCAGTCAGAGGACGCCGAAACAGCAGAGAACGTGGCAGGGGGACCTTAGGAGAGTCCAGGCAGACTCTGTCCACCAGCTCCTTCGCCGCCCTCGTCCTCCCTCTCCCACGTACGAGCCCCATTCCACCTCATACACTTTCTTCTACAACCAGAGCCCACCTGACCCATGCTGAGTAA
- the Ager gene encoding advanced glycosylation end product-specific receptor isoform X2: MGEGRGYKLHLGQWPQQGKGQTAPGAWEGSMMPAGTAAGACVLVLALWGAVVAGQNITARIGEPLVLSCKGAPKKPPQQLEWKLNTGRTEAWKVLSPQGGPWDSVARILPNGSLLLPAIGIVDEGIFRCRALNRHGKEVKSNYRVRVYQIPGKPEIVDPASELTAGVPNKVGTCVSEGSYPAGTLSWHLDGKLLIPDGKGTIVKEETTRHPETGLFMLQSELTVTPAPGGTAHPTFSCSFSLGLPRRRPLNATPIKTHVRELVPPEGIQLLVEPEGGTVAPGGTVTLTCVSSAQPPPQIHWKKDGTPLPLASNPVLLLSEVGHENEGIYSCVATHPSHEPQESPPVSISITGSVGGAGLGTLALALGILGGLGMATLLVGVILWRKRQPREERKAPENEEDEEERTELNQSEDAETAENVAGGP, translated from the exons atgggggagggtagAGGGTACAAGCTCCACCTAGGGCAGTGGCCACAGCAGGGAAAGGGGCAGACAGCACCAGGAGCCTGGGAAGGAAGCATGATGCCAGCAGGGACAGCAGCTGGAGCCTGCGTGCTGGTCCTTGCTCTGTGGG GAGCCGTAGTTGCTGGTCAGAACATCACAGCCCGGATTGGAGAGCCACTTGTCCTGAGCTGTAAGGGGGCCCCTAAGAAACCGCCCCAGCAGCTAGAATGGAAACTG AACACAGGCCGGACCGAAGCTTGGAAGGTCCTGTCTCCCCAGGGAGGACCCTGGGACAGCGTGGCTCGAATCCTCCCCAACGGTTCCCTCCTTCTTCCAGCTATTGGAATCGTGGATGAGGGGATTTTCCGGTGCCGGGCATTAAACAGGCACGGAAAGGAGGTCAAGTCCAACTACCGTGTCCGAGTCTACC AGATTCCTGGGAAGCCAGAAATTGTGGATCCTGCCTCTGAACTCACAGCTGGTGTCCCTAATAAg GTAGGGACCTGTGTGTCAGAGGGAAGCTACCCTGCAGGGACCCTTAGCTGGCACTTGGATGGGAAACTCCTGATTCCTGATGGCAAAG GAACAATCGTGAAGGAAGAGACCACGAGACACCCTGAGACAGGGCTCTTCATGCTGCAGTCAGAGCTGACAGTGACCCCAGCCCCAGGAGGAACCGCCCATCCTACCTTCTCTTGCAGCTTCAGCCTGGGCCTTCCCCGACGCAGGCCCTTGAACGCAACCCCCATCAAGACCCATGTCAGGG AGCTTGTGCCTCCAGAGGGGATCCAGCTGTTGGTTGAACCAGAAGGTGGAACAGTCGCTCCCGGTGGAACTGTGACCCTGACTTGTGTCAGCTCAGCTCAGCCCCCTCCTCAGATCCACTGGAAAAAGGAT gGTACACCCCTGCCCCTTGCTTCCAACCCTGTGCTGCTCCTCTCTGAGGTGGGGCATGAGAATGAGGGGATCTACAGTTGTGTGGCCACCCATCCCAGCCACGAGCCTCAGGAGAGCCCCCCTGTCAGCATCAGTATCACAG GCTCTGTgggtggggctgggctggggacGCTAGCCCTGGCCCTGGGGATCCTGGGAGGCCTGGGAATGGCCACCCTGCTCGTTGGGGTCATCCTGTGGCGAAAACGGcaacccagagaggagag GAAGGCCCCAGAAaacgaggaggacgaggaggaacGCACAGAGCTGAATCAGTCAGAGGACGCCGAAACAGCAGAGAACGTGGCAGGGGGACCTTAG
- the Ager gene encoding advanced glycosylation end product-specific receptor isoform X1, whose product MGEGRGYKLHLGQWPQQGKGQTAPGAWEGSMMPAGTAAGACVLVLALWGAVVAGQNITARIGEPLVLSCKGAPKKPPQQLEWKLNTGRTEAWKVLSPQGGPWDSVARILPNGSLLLPAIGIVDEGIFRCRALNRHGKEVKSNYRVRVYQIPGKPEIVDPASELTAGVPNKVGTCVSEGSYPAGTLSWHLDGKLLIPDGKGTIVKEETTRHPETGLFMLQSELTVTPAPGGTAHPTFSCSFSLGLPRRRPLNATPIKTHVRELVPPEGIQLLVEPEGGTVAPGGTVTLTCVSSAQPPPQIHWKKDGTPLPLASNPVLLLSEVGHENEGIYSCVATHPSHEPQESPPVSISITETGQEGPAAGSVGGAGLGTLALALGILGGLGMATLLVGVILWRKRQPREERKAPENEEDEEERTELNQSEDAETAENVAGGP is encoded by the exons atgggggagggtagAGGGTACAAGCTCCACCTAGGGCAGTGGCCACAGCAGGGAAAGGGGCAGACAGCACCAGGAGCCTGGGAAGGAAGCATGATGCCAGCAGGGACAGCAGCTGGAGCCTGCGTGCTGGTCCTTGCTCTGTGGG GAGCCGTAGTTGCTGGTCAGAACATCACAGCCCGGATTGGAGAGCCACTTGTCCTGAGCTGTAAGGGGGCCCCTAAGAAACCGCCCCAGCAGCTAGAATGGAAACTG AACACAGGCCGGACCGAAGCTTGGAAGGTCCTGTCTCCCCAGGGAGGACCCTGGGACAGCGTGGCTCGAATCCTCCCCAACGGTTCCCTCCTTCTTCCAGCTATTGGAATCGTGGATGAGGGGATTTTCCGGTGCCGGGCATTAAACAGGCACGGAAAGGAGGTCAAGTCCAACTACCGTGTCCGAGTCTACC AGATTCCTGGGAAGCCAGAAATTGTGGATCCTGCCTCTGAACTCACAGCTGGTGTCCCTAATAAg GTAGGGACCTGTGTGTCAGAGGGAAGCTACCCTGCAGGGACCCTTAGCTGGCACTTGGATGGGAAACTCCTGATTCCTGATGGCAAAG GAACAATCGTGAAGGAAGAGACCACGAGACACCCTGAGACAGGGCTCTTCATGCTGCAGTCAGAGCTGACAGTGACCCCAGCCCCAGGAGGAACCGCCCATCCTACCTTCTCTTGCAGCTTCAGCCTGGGCCTTCCCCGACGCAGGCCCTTGAACGCAACCCCCATCAAGACCCATGTCAGGG AGCTTGTGCCTCCAGAGGGGATCCAGCTGTTGGTTGAACCAGAAGGTGGAACAGTCGCTCCCGGTGGAACTGTGACCCTGACTTGTGTCAGCTCAGCTCAGCCCCCTCCTCAGATCCACTGGAAAAAGGAT gGTACACCCCTGCCCCTTGCTTCCAACCCTGTGCTGCTCCTCTCTGAGGTGGGGCATGAGAATGAGGGGATCTACAGTTGTGTGGCCACCCATCCCAGCCACGAGCCTCAGGAGAGCCCCCCTGTCAGCATCAGTATCACAG AAACAGGCCAAGAGGGGCCGGCTGCAG GCTCTGTgggtggggctgggctggggacGCTAGCCCTGGCCCTGGGGATCCTGGGAGGCCTGGGAATGGCCACCCTGCTCGTTGGGGTCATCCTGTGGCGAAAACGGcaacccagagaggagag GAAGGCCCCAGAAaacgaggaggacgaggaggaacGCACAGAGCTGAATCAGTCAGAGGACGCCGAAACAGCAGAGAACGTGGCAGGGGGACCTTAG
- the Pbx2 gene encoding pre-B-cell leukemia transcription factor 2 isoform X3, translating to MKPALFSVLCEIKEKTGLSIRSSQEEEPVDPQLMRLDNMLLAEGVAGPEKGGGSAAAAAAAAASGGGVSPDNSIEHSDYRSKLAQIRHIYHSELEKYEQACNEFTTHVMNLLREQSRTRPVAPKEMERMVSIIHRKFSAIQMQLKQSTCEAVMILRSRFLDARRKRRNFSKQATEVLNEYFYSHLSNPYPSEEAKEELAKKCGITVSQVSNWFGNKRIRYKKNIGKFQEEANIYAVKTAVSVAQGGHSRTSSPTPPSSAGSGGSFNLSGSGDMFLGVPGLNGDSYPASQVESLRHSMGPGSYGDNLGGGQIYSPREMRANGGWQEAVTPSSVTSPTEGPGSVHSDTSN from the exons ATGAAGCCTGCTCTGTTTAGTGTCCTGTGTGAAATCAAGGAGAAAACTG GCCTTAGCATTCGGAGCTCCCAAGAGGAGGAGCCGGTGGACCCGCAGCTGATGCGTCTGGACAACATGCTTCTGGCAGAAGGTGTGGCTGGACCAGAGAAAGGGGGGGGCTCTGCAGCGGCAGCTGCAGCCGCCGCAGCCTCGGGAGGTGGCGTGTCCCCCGACAATTCCATCGAACACTCAGACTATCGAAGCAAGCTTGCCCAGATCCGCCACATCTACCACTCGGAGTTGGAGAAGTACGAGCAG GCCTGCAATGAGTTCACAACCCACGTCATGAACCTGCTGCGGGAGCAGAGCCGCACTCGTCCTGTGGCCCCCAAGGAGATGGAGCGGATGGTGAGCATCATCCATCGCAAGTTCAGCGCCATCCAGATGCAGCTGAAGCAGAGCACCTGCGAGGCGGTCATGATCCTGCGCTCTCGCTTCCTGGATGCCAGACGCAAACGCCGGAACTTCAGCAAACAGGCCACCGAGGTCCTGAATGAATATTTCTACTCCCACCTCAGTAACCCTTACCCTAGTGAGGAGGCCAAAGAGGAGCTCGCCAAGAAGTGCGGCATCACTGTCTCTCAG GTTTCCAACTGGTTTGGTAACAAGCGAATTCGCTACAAGAAAAATATTGGGAAGTTCCAAGAGGAGGCCAATATCTATGCTGTGAAGACAGCTGTGTCCGTCGCCCAGGGGGGCCACAGCCGCACCAGCTCCCCAACGCCTCCTTCCTCTGCAG GCTCTGGCGGCTCTTTCAACCTCTCAGGATCCGGAGACATGTTTCTGGGGGTGCCCGGGCTCAACGGGGATTCCTACCCCGCCTCTCAG GTGGAATCCCTCCGACACTCAATGGGGCCAGGGAGCTATGGGGATAACCTCGGGGGAGGCCAGATATACAGCCCTCGAGAAATGCGG GCCAATGGTGGCTGGCAGGAGGCTGTGACCCCATCCTCAGTGACATCCCCAACAGAGGGCCCGGGAAGTGTTCACTCTGACACCTCCAACTGA